The following is a genomic window from Hugenholtzia roseola DSM 9546.
NNNNNNNNNNNNNNNNNNNNNNNNNNNNNNNNNNNNNNNNNNNNNNNNNNNNNNNNNNNNNNNNNNNNNNNNNNNNNNNNNNNNNNNNNNNNNNNNNNNNNNNNNNNNNNNNNNNNNNNNNNNNNNNNNNNNNNNNNNNNNNNNNNNNNNNNNNNNNNNNNNNNNNNNNNNNNNNNNNNNNNNNNNNNNNNNNNNNNNNNNNNNNNNNNNNNNNNNNNNNNNNNNNNNNNNNNNNNNNNNNNNNNNNNNNNNNNNNNNNNNNNNNNNNNNNNNNNNNNNNNNNNNNNNNNNNNNNNNNNNNNNNNNNNNNNNNNNNNNNNNNNNNNNNNNNNNNNNNNNNNNNNNNNNNNNNNNNNNNNNNNNNNNNNNNNNNNNNNNNNNNNNNNNNNNNNNNNNNNNNNNNNNNNNNNNNNNNNNNNNNNNNNNNNNNNNNNNNNNNNNNNNNNNNNNNNNNNNNNNNNNNNNNNNNNNNNNNNNNNNNNNNNNNNNNNNNNNNNNNNNNNNNNNNNNNNNNNNNNNNNNNNNNNNNNNNNNNNNNNNNNNNNNNNNNNNNNNNNNNNNNNNNNNNNNNNNNNNNNNNNNNNNNNNNNNNNNNNNNNNNNNNNNNNNNNNNNNNNNNNNNNNNNNNNNNNNNNNNNNNNNNNNNNNNNNNNNNNNNNNNNNNNNNNNNNNNNNNNNNNNNNNNNNNNNNNNNNNNNNNNNNNNNNNNNNNNNNNNNNNNNNNNNNNNNNNNNNNNNNNNNNNNNNNNNNNNNNNNNNNNNNNNNNNNNNNNNNNNNNNNNNNNNNNNNNNNNNNNNNNNNNNNNNNNNNNNNNNNNNNNNNNNNNNNNNNNNNNNNNNNNNNNNNNNNNNNNNNNNNNNNNNNNNNGGCGATACAGGCGAAATACGCAGCTTCGAAGACCGTTTTAGCGGTGGCATCGAGCATTATATTGCGTGGCTCAAAGATAGGGTTTTCGAAATGCATCGAATTTTGAAACCCACAGGCTCGATTTTTATTCATTGCGATTGGCATGCCAATGCGCATATTCGGGTGCATATTTTAGATAAAGTTTTTGGTGTGAATAACTTTGTGAATGAAATTGTATGGAAAAGAGCCACAACACACAACGATACCAAACAAGGCGCAAAGCATTTTGGGAGGGTGACAGATACGATTTTCTTTTATGCAAAAGACGCAAAAAATTATACTTTTAATCCACAACATGAACGATATACTTCTGACTATGTAGCACAATCCTACAATAAAATTGATGAGAATGGACGTAGGTTTAAAGCCTCTGACCTTTCTGCGGCGAAAGGTGGGGGGGATACTTCTTTTGAGTGGCAGGGGAAAAAACCGCCCCAAGGACGCTATTGGGCATATTCGAAGGCGAATATGGAAAAATTTGAACAAGAGGGGCGCATTTATTATTCCAAAACAGGAAAGCCTTATCTCAAACATTATCTTGACGAGATGCCAGGCACCAGCGTAGATAGTTTGTGGTTTAATTGTGTTTTTAAAACTAAAAAAGAGCGCATTGGCTATCCTACCCAAAAACCAGAAGCTCTTTTGGAACGCATCATTAAGTCGGCGAGCAACGAAGGCGATACCGTTTTGGATTGCTTTGTAGGCGGCGGCACAACGGTTGCGGTGGCGGATAGGTTAGGGCGAAATTGGATAGGAATAGACCAAAGTGTGCAGGCAATAAAAGTAACAGAATTTAGATTAAATTTGCAACAAGGCAAGGCAGCAGGCAAAACGCAAGATGTCTTTGCCAAGCCCTTTTCGGTGGCGTTGCACAAGTACGATTATGATACCCTTCGCTACCAAAATGCGTTTGAGTTTGAAACTTGGATAGTGCAGCAATTTGGCGGACTTTCTAATGCAAAGCAGCGCGGCGATTTGGGTCTTGATGGCAGAACGCGCGAGAATCAGCCCATTCAAGTAAAACGCAGCGACAACATTGGTAGGAATGTGGTAGATAATTTTTTCTCTGCTATTCAGCGTTTTGATAAAACAAGTTTTGAAAAAAATAAATCAGAAAACAAACCTGTTGGCTTTATTATCGCCTTTTCTTTCGGCAAAGGTGCAATTCAGGAGGTAGCGCGTTTGAAGGTGGAGGAGCAGGTTCTTATCGAACTTGTAACGGTAGAAAGTATCGTACCTATCGCTAAAAAGCCCACTTTGCAGGTGGAAATCAAGGATTTAGGCTTACAAAAAGAGTTGCGCGAAATAGAATTTGTAGCCAAAGGCGAAAGCGAAAATGGAATCGAATTTTATGCTTGGCAATTTGACTACAAAGATAATTTTGTACCTGACGTACTATTAGACAAACAAGGTAGGCAGGTTCAAAAATTTA
Proteins encoded in this region:
- a CDS encoding DNA methyltransferase translates to GDTGEIRSFEDRFSGGIEHYIAWLKDRVFEMHRILKPTGSIFIHCDWHANAHIRVHILDKVFGVNNFVNEIVWKRATTHNDTKQGAKHFGRVTDTIFFYAKDAKNYTFNPQHERYTSDYVAQSYNKIDENGRRFKASDLSAAKGGGDTSFEWQGKKPPQGRYWAYSKANMEKFEQEGRIYYSKTGKPYLKHYLDEMPGTSVDSLWFNCVFKTKKERIGYPTQKPEALLERIIKSASNEGDTVLDCFVGGGTTVAVADRLGRNWIGIDQSVQAIKVTEFRLNLQQGKAAGKTQDVFAKPFSVALHKYDYDTLRYQNAFEFETWIVQQFGGLSNAKQRGDLGLDGRTRENQPIQVKRSDNIGRNVVDNFFSAIQRFDKTSFEKNKSENKPVGFIIAFSFGKGAIQEVARLKVEEQVLIELVTVESIVPIAKKPTLQVEIKDLGLQKELREIEFVAKGESENGIEFYAWQFDYKDNFVPDVLLDKQGRQVQKFKTGAYQIAVKVIDNEGLESMEVIKLKINGAIQVNK